One segment of Streptomyces sp. NBC_00576 DNA contains the following:
- a CDS encoding CoA-binding protein: MYGDPATIRKILTELGDTWAIVGLSSNQQRAAYRVAEVLQRHGKRIVPVHPKAETVHGEQGYASLADIPFDVDVVDVFVNSDLAGPVADEAAAIGAKAVWYQLGVIDEAAYDRTRAAGLDMVMDRCPAIELPRLG, from the coding sequence GTGTACGGCGACCCAGCGACGATCCGCAAGATCCTGACCGAGCTCGGCGACACCTGGGCGATCGTGGGCCTGTCGTCGAACCAGCAGCGGGCCGCGTACCGCGTGGCCGAGGTCCTCCAGCGCCACGGCAAGCGGATCGTCCCCGTCCACCCGAAGGCCGAGACGGTCCACGGTGAGCAGGGTTACGCCTCGCTGGCCGACATCCCCTTCGACGTCGACGTGGTCGATGTGTTCGTGAACAGCGACCTCGCGGGTCCGGTCGCCGACGAGGCCGCCGCCATCGGCGCCAAGGCGGTCTGGTACCAGCTCGGCGTCATCGACGAAGCCGCGTACGACCGGACCCGCGCCGCCGGACTCGACATGGTCATGGACCGCTGCCCGGCCATCGAGCTGCCCCGCCTCGGCTGA